Within Lolium rigidum isolate FL_2022 chromosome 5, APGP_CSIRO_Lrig_0.1, whole genome shotgun sequence, the genomic segment CTTCGACCACTTTGTTCTAGCGACTTTGGCGCGCTTACCCCGCTAGACACGGATCCTAAAGCGAAACAGCAACCACCAGCTTATGTTGAGGGACAACACTCTCTCCAGGTATCACCTTACAATCAATGTGCGCGCGTCTGTCTTCTCTTCTAGAGAGGACAAAATCAATCTGGCTAGAGTGTAGACCACTACTGAACGTCACTAGATGGGATTCTCTCTTCCTAAAGAGGGTGTTAGCTACGACCATGTCATAGGCTAGAGCGAAGCTCAGGACGTCTTCTCCTTCTTGGTTCCTGATGCCATAGCCAAAGCCCCCATGCACCCTTTCAAAACTTGTGTTAGATGTACCCACATGGCCATTGAGGTCTCCTCCTATGAAGAGCTTCTCACCAATAGGTACCCTCCTAACCAAGTCCTCCAGGCCTTCCCAGAActccctcttggtgctctcattgtgGCCTACTTGTGGGGCATACGCGCTGATAACATTAAGGACTAAGTCCCCAACAACCAGCTTGACAAGGATCATTCGGTCCCCTTGCCTCTTGACGTCCACAACTCCATCCCTGAGGCTCTTATTGACCAAGATGCCTACTCCATTTTTGTTTGAAGTTGTCCCCGTGTACTACAACTTGAAACCGGTATCCTCCACCTTCTTCGCCTTCTGTCCCTTCCATTTGGTCTCTTGGACACATATGACATCAACACGTCAGGGACCCTACGTTCCAGCTACCTAAGAGTatcctcctaggctcggctaaCTTCCTTACCCTCCGCACTCGTAGAGTCAAATGCGGAGACCCTTGCTCATTTTTCACTACACCGGGGCGTCGGTGCAGCGCTCCACTAATGATGCAGCGACCCGACCCTTGCTCACGTATCACCGTATCCATATCAAGATACGGCGCGCCACCAAGGGGGTGACGGCCCGGCCCTTGCCCATTTAACACCACACCCGGGTTCCGACGTGGCACGTCGCTAAGAGGGTTACGCCCCAATGAGGTTCCTTTGGGTTTTATCTTCATAAGAGTGGCTGGGTTTTTTACGTTGGCTCGTCCCTGAGAAAAAGATCTAAAATAGATTTGGTGAAGCAAAAGACACTGTAATCTTTCAAGCCAAACGTTAGCACTGGTGTGAATATCTCGTCGTCGAAGGAAGAAACCAGGCATCTTGTGTCGTAGGGTTTATTACCTGGGTTTTATTTGCATTGGCCCAAACCGAGGACAAAAGATTAGTAGTGTGCACTGCAAGGAACCCGAAAACTGGACCTCCTCCCGCCCCCTTTCTCCGCGCCATCTAGAAAGCTTGATAATTCCCCACCTCCGCTCCCCTATGGCGGCCCAACTGCCAAGCGCAGCCGCCTCCGCAAAAGAGGCCGCCGCGTGGGCGGACGCGCTGGACGTCGACGACTCCGACCTCCACCACAACCTCCCTTCCTCCTCCGTCCCGCTCCGCCCCTCcaccacctctcaccaccgccCTCCCCACCGGCGCATCCCCGGGCCCGCCTCCGCCGTCCAGGACGCGATGCGCCTCCGCTCCCCCTTTTCTTCCGTCCCCGCGGTTCGCGCAGACGGCCAGGCCGCGGACACCGACTTCCAGCTCGACTCGTGGCTCCGGGCGCTACAGGACCTCGGTGAGGAGCAGAGCAACTTTTGCCACCAAAAGTTTTGCATCTCTTGCGTTTTTATCCTTGTTGTGATTGGTGTGTGTGTATGTGCTGTGGTTTTGGGACGCAGGTGATGCCCGCGGGTGGAAGCAGCCAGGCATCGGGAAGATCCGAGTCGACCGGGCGTTAGATCGAGCGTGTCGGGTGCGTGCAGTCTGTTATGTTTTTCTCCATGTGCCTTGTTGAGGACATATGTGTGGTGGATTGATTCCTTTGGGGCTTCTTGGTTGTGATCAGGTCGTGGGGATGGTGACAATGTGCACACCAAATGGATTCGGCGATCTCATGCTGAATATGAAGGTGACCATGAATATTACAGCCTGGTGTTATTTATGTTTGTTTGTAAGTTTGTTTCTTAGAATCCTGTAGCATCCATGGTGAGTTTTGCTGATTACCATGTGAAGTGTGAGTTTTGCTTGCCTTGAGTTCATACTGTAAAAGTTCTACTCCATGTTTAGGGAATTAGGGTCGATTTTTCTTATAACTGAAGCATTTATTTCATTCATATAGATTAAGCAGAGCAGTATCTCTTGTCACCACATTTAGGACAAacagttttttcttttctttttgtaatCTGGAGAAGGTAATGTCTGTGTGCCAAATAGATTAGATTTcaatatttcatcatgtctttagagTTGCAACTTTGATCTGCATTAGATTCAAACAACTTTGTTTTATGTTTTCATAATTTATTTGCAGAAGATTTATATCTTATATGTATATAGATTATTCTTTTTAAATCTTGGTAGCAATTGATAATGAGTTATTCTTAATAGGACCCATCTGGTACTATTGATGCATCAGTTCACAAGAAAGTTCTCTCAAATGAAAACATTTCCAAGGGTTTATCAGTTGGGTCTGTCATTATTCTCAAACAGGTGAGGATATATAACTTGTGAAAGAAAGTGTTACTTCCGCTGTTAAACTACTCTATTGCGATGACAAGAAATTGGTCTAACGGCTGAAGATATTGTTGATTTCAGGTCGCTGTTCTTCGCCCATCTAACACAGTGTGCTATCTGAATGTTACCCAGAAAAATATTGAAAAGGTATTGTTCATACACTTTCTGTTAGTTCACTTCTATATGTGAGCTGCAACCATGTGATAGGGTCTGATATCAGCATTTTTTTTGCCAATGTGTGCTGCAGCCAGCAAATTCTCATGGAGTCAACTTATGTTGCTCACTTGCTATTAatgtctgcattttatatgtgcaTGCTCATGCATTCCCATGCATTCCCCATTTAATTCTCGTTATCAGTGTGGCATGATTCCTATCCCAACTTGCTTGGaaaaaaaaggctttgatgttgttgttgtaccaATGAGGCATTATCCATACATATTAGTTTTTTGTTACTGTTTCTTCTGGAAAATGGGATCTCTTTGCTTGTATTAGATAACCTACCATTGTATCCTTAGACTTACATACCATAATTCATGAATGGGCCCACCTGGTGGGGGTGTCCACTGATTTGTTCTGTAGGCGTTCATATATTTTTCTAGTAACAACCTTAATGGGTTTGAATTAAAGCAAACTAATTATGCCTCATAACTAAAATGATGGAATGTGTCTTAACCGTTGTATTGGCAAGGTTCTTGTTGGGACATGAAGATATAATGATGTTCACATTTCCAGGTACTGAAAAAGGACAGTGTCACCCCATGTAAGCAAGTAGCTCCATCAAGTAATTCTGAAAGGCAAAGCCAACAGCCTGGTAAGTAATTTCtaaatctctctcttcattcatcCCTCCAACAAAGATTGATAGTAAAGTACCATGCTTTCGATAGCGAAGTAACAATGAGGTTTTCAGGCCAAGGAGATAGCATGGAAAGGGAAGCTGGAGCTGAAACATCTGATGGAATGACATCGATCCTCAGTAAGATCTCGAGGACCAAGGAGAGTCCGATGGCCGAGTTACTTTCTGATAATGGTGTTAACAGTAGTATTTTGAGAAGGAACAAAGATACTCATGGTGTACAAAATCACCATGAGAAACTGTTCGAGCAAATGGATTTAAGTTCTCAAATACAGAATTCACCAGGCTCCAGTTCCAGTCAGCGGCTGCAGAAGATTATTCACAGCATGAATCCAGCTAATTGCCAGGTTAAACAAGGAGGAAGTGCACCCAAATGTGGAATAAGCAGTGAAGCTCAAAGGTCAACTGATGACGTAATGAGGAAACTCATAGGTGTTGATACAATGAAGCCCGTTAGCAAGGATATAACTGTTGCTGAGGGATCTCGTCATAATCGTGGAACACCTGATGCAAGCATGGATGCCGATGCTAGGTGTAGGTCAGAAAATCCTCAGGAGATTGGACTTCAAAAGATGGTAGAAGGCCACTCCCTCGGGCATGTATCAAACAGCAACAGGGATGAGCGCCAGCAGCAAAACCCAAGTGCAAATACAAGATGTTCACAATCTATTTTAGGTGAAAGCTCAGTCATGGGTCCAAGCACAGATTCTACCCAAGCTTCTTGTACTGGAAACCTGAGGCGACTCTCTGATGATGAATGGATGCACCCTAGTCGGAAAAAACAAAAGAGTGATGCAATAGTTTCTGATGGCAATGGTGCAAAAATGAATGACAACATTAACACTTCAAGCATGGACAATAGTCTGAACATAGGTCTGGATGATATAACAGAAGGTTTCCATGGCAATCACAGTTCGATCAGGAAATTCGAGCATCAGCAAAAGGACCTCCATGCTGCAAGTGCGGGTACTCTCCAGCCAACTCAAGAAAATTGCTCTATATCTGCCACCAGTGGAACATCGCTCTCCAATCATAAGATGGTTTCAGTTGCTCCTGTAGCAGAATGGACTGATGAGCAGCTTTCTGAACTTTTTGCTGACTACTGACATCGGGGGTGCATATTTCATCTAGTGGTTGGCTAGTTTTGTAATCATCTCAAGGGTGTGACAAAGCTATGCAGAACTCACACAGTTTTACGCACTTGCAATGTTTTTCTAAAGTATAAGCTTGGTTACTTACCCACCAGATGAAACCACTCCTTTTTTTAGCAGATGATGAAACCAGTCCTGGTAGGCACAGCCATTTGATATTGGACCGGATGGGCATCTGTGTTGTTGAACATGGGTGATAAGTTGACTTTTTTTTTATCCCAAGGGTCTCCTATGTCAACTGTTTGGGCCCATCCACTGCCCTGGCCCATGAATTCCGAGCATGGATGATAAGTTGGACTAAGTCCCTAGATTCCCCTACCCACCATTCCCTCTCCTTCTGACCGACCTTCCCATGCTTCCTCTTTGCAAGAATGAGCCACGACCAATCTCCcactataagagcatctctagtgggaCGTGTATATGGAGGTGTATGCTAAATATACATGTTCTGAGTGGAGAAACGCCTCCCAGTGGCTCTTGTATACCGGCGTGGATGTTTACACCTCCTATCCACGAGGGTACTAGGCGTGGAAGTATACACGAGCGAACCACGGCCGTGAACGCAGGAAAAAGGAGCAACTCCCTCGACCTGCGCCTGGCCGGAGGCCATCGCAGCTCGCCGGCAGCCAAgggcctctccctctccctccgatATGCGCTCTCGTCCCCTCTCCAATTCTCTGTCACTTCTATTCTTGTTAGCAAAGTGAACCATGTGAGATTCATGAGCTTGCTGTGTGTTTGCTTTCATGATTTGGTTTGCCTTGCCTGTTCCGGAACATTTCTGTAGCAGTGTCAATAGAACCAAGAAATTTCTGCAACTTGTGGAGGTGAAAATCCATACAAGGCTCGGAAATGTGTCATTCTGAGGGAAGTATGAAAGCTTGTGTTATACCACCATTCTGCCATTGCCAACTAGAAGCATCATTTCTTGGGCTGAGCAAAAGCCATGCATCTCAGGTATGTTGCCAAGCATTGGTTTACCCTTTGTGTCTATCTGTGGGTGGTAGCTACTAGCTAGTGTTCATGTGCAGTTTAATTCCTAGGGATTTGAATAGATCTTGCCATAAAGTGCTAGTAAAAAATCATGTCCGTGTCCATAACGTGACAATTCCTATAGGTAGACTATGCAATTTAAATATACTGGAGATGGATGCCTTGGCCACTCTCTGGACTATCATTGGGTGCTTTAGTGGTATGAAATGTGCATATTAATCTATTTCAGTAGAGCATATGATGTCGATTGCCCAGGGTAGAGCACTCAATGGGCTAGGGTGGCCTCCATTTCGCTTTACCAACCCCAGGGAAACTCCAAATACATGCCATCATCCTTAGTATATACTGACTGAATGGGTGATATGATCCAAAGTCGAGAGGGAAACAACCCAGATTGTACGCTAAGGTCTCTAAGCAGTCACTTAGTGAAAAAGGAAGTGATTGAGCGATGACAAGCAGGAGGTGGGCTTGGAAGCAGTCATCCTTTGAAGAAAGCGTAATAGCTCATTGGTCTAGCTCCATGGCACCGAAAATGTCTCAGGGCTCAGGTGATTCACCGAAGCGACGAGGACTTAAAAGCAACTTTTTCAAGTGTCAATAGCAGGAGTGCAGGACGTTCTATTAATCGAGTAAGGATTTTGGTGACAAGACCTAGAGATATTAGAAGTGAGAATGCTGACATGAGTAACAAGAAATCATGTGGAAAACACGATCGCCTGCCAGTGGAAGGCTTTCTGCGTTCAGTCAATCTACGCAGAGTGAATCGGTCCCTAAGGAACCTCGAAAGGGCTGCCGTCCGATGGGTACACGAAAGTGATGAAGATGCTTTAACTACTGAGCCATGCCTGAATTAATCGTCGGAGCGAATTGGATGATCGGGGCGAGGGGGTGCTGAATGCTGAATTTGTCCACTGTACTAGTATAAGATCTTTGTTGCCGGAGAAAGGCAGCCCTTCCACAAAATGCATACTGATGCGAGTCCAAGCCATGTCAGGTACTGCGAGTGGCTGCAGTAACCCAAGATAGTTCACGTGCTCAGGTTTTTTGAGTTCACAAACATGGCATTCTTTAACAAATTTTGCCACTTCTTTCCTCATATTGGGCCATAAACACTACAACACGTGACACGGGCCACAACGGCTTTAAACGCCGAGCCCCGCCCGTACTCGTCTCGTTAGCAAAAAAACTGCAGGGATAACTGCACCAGACAACTACAAACCCGGAGATTTTTTATCGCTCGACACATCTCAATATGCCGAGTTAGTGCAAGTACGGGAGATAGATTAACGCCGTGGTACAGAATGTGGGATGGTACACGATAGGTGTCGGACATAACTCAGTATCTATCGGCGCATGCTTATATTTTTTGGAATCAATTTGATTATCCAACACCATTCAGATAATATAGATCAAATATAATATATTATAGAATTATAACACACGTATAAAATTTCAGCTGAaacaacatagacatcatcatataTTATACATAGAGTAGTTCTCAGCCAAACAAGTTCACAGTTCATGTCCTACCTATATAGCTAGCTACATCCTTAATGCTAATAACTTCGAACTAGGTTCATATAGTATGCACCGTCACGATCAGAGAGTCCTGTTTGAATCCAAACCGGAAGGCGAAAACATCACCGCAAGAACGAGCATGCTTAGCCCTCGGTCTCGCGACAGCCCTTGGGGACCATGTCAACGCAGTCGCAATGCATGGACTGGTCATCGTGTTCCCCGAACCAGGCGAAGTCGTTGATATCCTATGGTAATCCTAGAACGTGTAATGCAACTTGCATGCCCCTATGTTTTGTGGCAATGATTGGTTGCTCTTCTGTAACTTTATGCATGAATCTGCATTTTGTCTTCTACTATTTATAGAATATGACTTGTAACCATGGATATGCTTGCATGCAAAGCCACAGATTTTAAATTTATAAGATCTCTTATTTCTTCAGGTATGTATTTTTCCGACTTGTTGTAATTTTTTGTGCCATTTGAAGATTTCATACAGATTGACAAATTTAGTTACTATAAGATTTGTTTTTGACCACTGAATCATTTTGGGGTAGATTTCAAAATGCAGATACGAGGCCAGTGCTAATTTCGGATTAAATGACCAAGTTTCCGATAAACCATATATTCAATTTCCTTTGTCATATATTATTCAGTTTGTCATATGTTAAATTTCACATCCGGAATAAATCTGATAATTTCATATGGAGTTTGGTTTctgtctatggggctgcccaggATGTTGATAAGCCTGCCTTTCTTCGGGAGTTCGTTAATTTAGCAAAGGACAATCCGCACCCTGTTATTATAGGTTGGGATTTTAACTTGCTAAGATACTCTCACGAGAAGAGTAGGGGCTGGTTTGACACCCATTGACCTTTCTTATTCAATGCTATTATTGCCGTCTGGATTTGAGAGAGGTCTCAATGGGTGGGACCCAGAGCTTACTTACGAGAAATTGGATCTAGTATTGATGGATTCAGATTGGGAATTTAAATTTCCCCTAGTCTCAGTTCGGGTCCTTCCTCGGATTGAAGCTTTGTCAGATCATGCTCCAATTTTATTACCTACTGGGACACCATTACCGCAACGGAGacgtccgttcaaatttgaacttggatggctcaATCGGGATGGTTTCTCGGACATGGTCAAATTTATTTGGGACAAGCCGGTTGCTGGGAACACCCCAATCTAAAGGTGAAATAACAAACTACGTTCGATGCTTAGATACCTTGGAGGGTGGGCTAGGCAAATGGCAGGCcagatcaaacaagagaaactcaGCCTATCATTAGATATTGATGACTTAGAGGCACTCGCTGAGGTACGAGAAACGTTGACTAAGCAGGAGATTGATCTTAAAAGTTAATATAATGCTAAGTTAGCCGATTTACTtcgtgaggaggaactcaaatggtaccaatgGTCTAAGGCCCAGTTTTTGTTAGAAAGAGATTCGAATACAACATACTTTCATAGTGTCACCAATAGTAGACATAGAAAGAAACCCATTCATTCTCTTACTCAGGATGAGGGACTGATCGAAGATCAGGAGCAGCTAAAATCCTATATTACATCATATTATAAAGGTCTTTTTGGCGCCCCGGAGAAATCAGATGTATCCATGGATGAATCCAGGACTGATGATATCCCCCAAGTGTCTCTACAAGAAAACGCTATCCTAACCTCCCTGTATTCCGAGGAGGAAATAAGAAAGTGGTTTTTTAGATGGAGCACAATAAGGCGCTAGGTCCGGATGGTTTTTCAACTGAATTTTACTAGACCTTTTGGGATATTGTCAAGTATGACTTATTGGATCTATTTGCTGAACTCCATGAGGGGCAGGTGGATCTGTTCCGTATCAATTTTGGTGAAATCATTCTTTTACCGAAAGTTAATAATGCCTTCTAAATGTTTGTTTTAAAATATTCACAAAAACTGCTACTATTCGACTTAATTCAGTGACAGATCAAGTGGTGCGCCCTTCtcaaactgcttttatgcaaggaagaTACATTCTAGATGGGGTGATTACCTTGCATGAGACAATCCATGAAATGCAtcgcaaaaagttgaatgggtcatactcaaaatcgactttgaaaaagcctatgataaagtcaaatggtcatttcttcaacaaacactcaggatgaaaggtttttctgaggATTGCCACACTCTTAtaaataactttgtttttggtggaagtgttgccattaaggtcaatgatgacattggcaAATATTTCCAGACCAGAAAAGGGTTAAGGCAAGGTGATCCCCTATCtctaatgttatttaacattgtggcggatatgcttgcaattataaTAGAGCGCGCTAAGATCGATGGCCAAATTGAATGAGTAGTCCCCCATTTGGATGATGGGGGCTTATCCATCCTTCAGCATGCCGATGAcataattctatttatggatcatgacttggaaaaggcACGTAATCTGTAATTAATTCTTTCAGCAGTCGAGCAATTGTCaggtcttaagattaatttccataaaagtgaattgttttatTTCGGTGATGCTAAAGATGATGCCAACCTATACGCTGAATTATTTGGCTGTGGGATTGGTTGTTTTCCAATCAGCTATCTTGTCATTCTAATTCACTATCGGATGCTCACgttggctgaatggaaaattattgaagaaagacttcaaaaatgtcttactagttggaaaggaaaattactaaaTATGATATTGTATATGATTTATTTCTTCGAGTTACCGAAAGGATTCTTACATAGATGgactatttccgatcaagattcttttggcaaaggGATAGTAAGAATAAAAAGTACCGGTTAACTAAATGAAGTGTTGTATACCGTCCAaaagatcaagatggacttgatgtctatgatcttgaagttaagaatAGGGCCTTGCTTTGTAAATGGATGTCCAGATTGTTAACGGAGGATGGTGTGTGGAAACAACTACTGTGGAaaaagtatgttggctcaaaTACGAACTATCAGGTTCCGTGGAAACCACGTGattcgcatttttgggctggcATCATGGCAACTAAAAAATACATTTTCCCAtatggttctttctccattaagaatggggCGGAGATACAGTTCTGGGGAGATaaatggttgggaacaaccactcttcgcAAACAGTACCTAGCTTTGTACATTATTGTTCACCATAAAGGGGATACCTTGCAGAAGGTGTTGGAATCTTACCCtccctctatgacgttcagacgtGATCTTATTGGTCCCCGACTAGTCGCTTGGAACGAACTGCTTCAGCGGTTGGATTCAATCCACTTGGTTCAAGGGACTGATTAGTTCTGTTTGGAGTCTCACCAAGAATGGTGTATTTTCGGTCAGGTCCATGTACAAAGCTTTGTGTATTCCAACACAACCGGTCTTAAATAATAAATTCATCTGGAAGATAAAGATACCTCTTAAAAtaaaggtctttgcatggtatcttcgtcgaggtgtgattcttactaaagataaccttgtaaacCGCAACTGGCATGGTTGTACGAAATATGTGTTTTGTCAAGAATATGAGACAATAACACACCTTTTCTTCCATTGTCGGGTTGCTAGATCtaaatggtcaatcattcagatagggtcTACCCTATATCCACCATGTAGCATTGCAAACATCTTTGGCAATGGGCTAAATGTGGTGGATTCTAGGTACAAAACTATTATCAGAGTTGGAGAGATTGCGGTAGCATGgttgctttggctatgtagaaacgacaaggtttttaatgaaaaAAATTCCTCTATCATGCAGGTTATCTATCGGTGTACAACTTTGCTCGGTCGCCACGTCAGCATTTGAAAgatcgagacctctttacggaggtgtctacacggttg encodes:
- the LOC124656282 gene encoding uncharacterized protein LOC124656282, which produces MAAQLPSAAASAKEAAAWADALDVDDSDLHHNLPSSSVPLRPSTTSHHRPPHRRIPGPASAVQDAMRLRSPFSSVPAVRADGQAADTDFQLDSWLRALQDLGDARGWKQPGIGKIRVDRALDRACRVVGMVTMCTPNGFGDLMLNMKDPSGTIDASVHKKVLSNENISKGLSVGSVIILKQVAVLRPSNTVCYLNVTQKNIEKVLKKDSVTPCKQVAPSSNSERQSQQPGQGDSMEREAGAETSDGMTSILSKISRTKESPMAELLSDNGVNSSILRRNKDTHGVQNHHEKLFEQMDLSSQIQNSPGSSSSQRLQKIIHSMNPANCQVKQGGSAPKCGISSEAQRSTDDVMRKLIGVDTMKPVSKDITVAEGSRHNRGTPDASMDADARCRSENPQEIGLQKMVEGHSLGHVSNSNRDERQQQNPSANTRCSQSILGESSVMGPSTDSTQASCTGNLRRLSDDEWMHPSRKKQKSDAIVSDGNGAKMNDNINTSSMDNSLNIGLDDITEGFHGNHSSIRKFEHQQKDLHAASAGTLQPTQENCSISATSGTSLSNHKMVSVAPVAEWTDEQLSELFADY